Below is a genomic region from Raphanus sativus cultivar WK10039 chromosome 4, ASM80110v3, whole genome shotgun sequence.
CAGAGTTATTGCTCCGCAGGTCCTATTCTGATGACATGACCTTTGCGTTACCTATGAATATGAGGACAATCAATGTCTGTAACTTCATAGGTTTAGATACAAACGGTGGTGGAAAGTGTATTAAACCCTTATAATCGGTCATGCAGGTGAACCAGTTGCTTGATGTTACACAGAAATTCCAGAGCACGATCTCGGAAAGTGGGTCGTCAGAGGGAGTTTCTCAGAAGGATTTACAAACAAACAGTAACATGTTAGTTGTTGATCCATGTGTCCCTTGAtacaatcaaatattttgtCTGCTGTGGATGGATGCAGTCTATTCTCTTTAATTGTCCATGTTCTAATAATGCTATATATCATTGTTGGGTGCTAATTTGTGTCTCAGAGTCTTGGGAGAAGGACGAAAGCTGGCAAAGGTCATGGAACTAGAGTCTCTGAATGATCATGGCTATCCTAAAAAATATGTCAGAGCTCTACAGGTACTAGTTAGCTAGCTCCTTTCCTAGCTTGTTTGTTTTGTATCTGAAGTCTGTAAAAAGACCTAACAATAAGCCATGGGAGTGGCGCAGACATATGAAGTTCTCAAGAGCACGAAGGATCTTATGGATTTCACATTCGAGCACAAAATCGGCCCTATCGGTAAGCTGCTACTCTGGTGTACCCTTTCACTTGAACCAAAGCTCTCTACTGTTGAAATGTTCTGTTTTGATCCGGTGATTGAGTTTCTGATTGAATGTATAAATGTTTTGATGCCCTTCCGTAGAGGGGTTGAAACGGCTTTCGGAACAGAGAGCAAGAATGCAAGAGATGGAGCAGTTAGGGAATAATGGAGCTATGATTGGGACGTCAGCTCAAGCTCACATGAACGGCACAACTGGCAACAACTCCAACAATCACTGTCAAAATGTTGGTCGTGGAGCTATGAATGACTCAGCTCAAGCCGCTGCTTCTCTGAGCAACAACCAAAGCATGTTTATGAATAACATATACTCAACTACGGGCACACAAGAGGGTTTCCCGAGTCAGCGTCAAACCCCTTACTCAAACCAGAGTCCATATTTGTCTCAACAGAGGCAGAACTTAGCAACAGGTGGGTTTCCCAGCTCTCCCGAGATGCAACAGCAGCAGCGCACCATGCATGCCACTCCCAACACGCTTCAGCAGACTCATTCTCATCATTTGCTGCAACCTCCACATTCACATGGTTTAGATCAGGAGCTTCAGCAGATGTTTGAAAACCTACCAAATCTGCAACAGAAACAAGTCTTTTCAGGTCAAAGTGGCGGGAACAGTAATGCAAAGAGAAAGCCAACTGCCTTCTCAAGAGGGGGCCGAGTCCCAAGCCGCAACAACAGTACTAAAACAGCCTCAAACAACAATCCTCATTTGTCAGGAGATGCCACACAACTACCTGACGATATCTCAGATGACAAATTCTTAAACGACAGTGATGAATAGGGTAGCTCGTCGAACAGAACAGAGGCGTTGCTACTTTAACTTAACAAAGTGAAAGGTGGTTTTTACCTTTTTAGGCTTAGTTCTTCTCATTTAGGTTGGTTTGTTGGTCCTTCTATTGAAACCAAAGGGTCATGACTATGAGACAAGTGAAGGAAGTTGTAGCCTCTACATCTTCATTCTTTCCCCT
It encodes:
- the LOC130510624 gene encoding probable transcriptional regulator SLK1 produces the protein MRENNYNHVDKKARFEVEQEEMLQQYQDPRGEEEDPQLQAFLHQQRLIRQQQHQQTLQSMSPYQVRLLQLQQQQQQQIRRQLQQQQGPHQIHSFEDGVCTQKFMMFLYHIKQRPADNCITFWRGFVAGYFSPRAKQRLCLSHYKKGMFPPAASDVWQCNLCGTKSGKGVEATYDVLARLFEVKFSSGIVDELLSLDYPREYRVSNGKMVLEYRKVVQHTVYEQCRVVHEGPLRIIFSPDLKILSWEFCARRHEEFLVRRVIAPQVNQLLDVTQKFQSTISESGSSEGVSQKDLQTNSNIVLGEGRKLAKVMELESLNDHGYPKKYVRALQTYEVLKSTKDLMDFTFEHKIGPIEGLKRLSEQRARMQEMEQLGNNGAMIGTSAQAHMNGTTGNNSNNHCQNVGRGAMNDSAQAAASLSNNQSMFMNNIYSTTGTQEGFPSQRQTPYSNQSPYLSQQRQNLATGGFPSSPEMQQQQRTMHATPNTLQQTHSHHLLQPPHSHGLDQELQQMFENLPNLQQKQVFSGQSGGNSNAKRKPTAFSRGGRVPSRNNSTKTASNNNPHLSGDATQLPDDISDDKFLNDSDE